From the genome of Paraburkholderia aromaticivorans, one region includes:
- a CDS encoding oligosaccharide flippase family protein, giving the protein MLTLKRFANPDVTRAFKNIVWLGLERLTQIGVAIVISGMLARYFGPDIFGKWQYANTLLLVLSPITWVCGSEILVPTIVNRPPAQLGTVLGSAFALRISVSVAALLLTWLGIALHFFEPLVGAMLGGLAVTMLFREPFVGVINAWLQSMTYSKPQLLTSMSTAVLKAALVYLLVRAAATPARFGWLWALESAAIGTVLVIYYVRRHGGKLGWHLDHALFRHFASAGTVFWLGLICMYLFLKLDRLMLERAISFADLGRYSAAQQLNENWITLALMLAQTIAPAFVYRVQDAAQLRRNMWRLTAMTAALMASGALVLDLLAGLIIRRVFGPQFEGAIEIFRWAVWLSVPAGIEAIGNLVVLKYQARFVLLSKWLLALAVAFVVNLLAIPRLGAYGALVGLAAGYLAAASVNLYYIRFKLRP; this is encoded by the coding sequence ATGCTGACGCTCAAACGCTTCGCCAATCCGGACGTCACGCGCGCCTTCAAGAATATTGTCTGGCTCGGGCTTGAGCGGCTCACGCAGATCGGCGTGGCAATCGTGATCAGCGGCATGCTGGCGCGCTACTTCGGGCCGGATATCTTCGGTAAATGGCAATACGCCAACACGCTGCTGCTGGTGCTCTCGCCCATTACGTGGGTGTGCGGCTCGGAGATTCTCGTGCCCACCATCGTCAACCGGCCGCCCGCGCAGCTCGGCACCGTGCTCGGCAGCGCCTTCGCGCTGCGCATCTCGGTGTCGGTCGCGGCCTTGCTGCTCACGTGGCTCGGCATCGCGCTGCATTTCTTCGAGCCGCTGGTCGGCGCCATGCTTGGCGGCCTCGCCGTGACCATGCTGTTTCGCGAGCCGTTCGTCGGCGTGATCAATGCGTGGCTGCAGAGCATGACCTACAGCAAGCCGCAGTTGCTCACCAGTATGAGCACCGCGGTATTGAAAGCCGCTCTGGTGTACCTGCTCGTGCGCGCGGCGGCCACGCCCGCGCGCTTCGGCTGGCTGTGGGCGCTCGAATCGGCGGCCATCGGCACCGTCCTCGTGATCTATTACGTGCGCCGGCACGGCGGCAAGCTCGGCTGGCATCTGGACCATGCGCTCTTCAGGCATTTCGCGAGCGCGGGCACCGTGTTCTGGCTCGGCCTGATCTGTATGTACCTGTTCCTGAAACTGGACCGGCTCATGCTCGAACGGGCCATCTCGTTCGCCGACCTCGGGCGCTATTCCGCCGCCCAGCAGTTGAACGAGAACTGGATCACGCTCGCGCTGATGCTCGCGCAGACCATTGCGCCCGCCTTCGTCTATCGCGTCCAGGACGCCGCCCAGTTGCGCCGCAATATGTGGCGGCTCACCGCCATGACCGCCGCGCTGATGGCGAGCGGCGCACTCGTGCTGGACCTGCTCGCCGGCCTGATCATTCGCCGCGTGTTCGGCCCGCAGTTCGAAGGCGCGATCGAGATTTTCCGCTGGGCCGTGTGGCTGTCCGTGCCGGCCGGCATCGAAGCGATCGGCAATCTCGTCGTGCTGAAATATCAGGCCAGGTTCGTGTTGCTCTCGAAGTGGCTGCTGGCGCTGGCCGTCGCGTTCGTGGTCAATCTGCTGGCGATTCCGCGGCTTGGCGCCTATGGCGCGCTGGTGGGCCTCGCGGCCGGTTATCTGGCGGCCGCGTCGGTTAATCTTTATTACATCCGTTTCAAATTGCGCCCATGA
- a CDS encoding glycosyltransferase, whose translation MTNSPATAQMTLDDVAVLIPAYNGQADVDLTLASFSESAPVHVLIVDDGSTPPIVAPAIPGMKIEVLRMAQNGGIERALQTGIDALAQRGFRYAARIDAGDRSAPQRLAKQRLFMELHPRVAGLGMWTQVVTREGKPLFMLTPPAEPNAIRRLRFFRSCLAHPSMMLRIDAVRAVGNYRAEYRSAEDLDLFVRLMERYDCANLPELGLYYELNEGGISATKRRRQVSSTLRLQLRHFNAANIYDWLGLAKNLLHLVTPYRALQRIKRSLLAPRASR comes from the coding sequence ATGACGAACTCACCCGCCACCGCGCAGATGACCCTCGACGACGTCGCGGTACTGATCCCCGCCTATAACGGCCAGGCCGACGTCGATCTCACGCTCGCGTCGTTCAGTGAAAGCGCGCCGGTGCATGTGCTGATCGTCGACGACGGCAGCACGCCGCCGATCGTCGCGCCGGCCATCCCCGGCATGAAGATCGAAGTGCTGCGCATGGCGCAGAACGGCGGCATTGAGCGCGCCTTGCAAACCGGCATCGACGCCCTTGCCCAGCGCGGCTTTCGCTATGCGGCGCGCATCGACGCGGGCGACCGCAGCGCGCCGCAGCGGCTCGCCAAACAACGCCTGTTCATGGAATTGCATCCCCGCGTGGCGGGCCTCGGCATGTGGACGCAAGTCGTCACCCGCGAAGGCAAACCGCTTTTCATGCTGACGCCGCCCGCCGAACCGAACGCGATCCGGCGCTTGCGCTTCTTTCGCTCATGCCTTGCGCATCCTTCGATGATGCTGCGCATCGACGCCGTGCGCGCGGTGGGCAACTACCGCGCCGAGTACCGCTCCGCCGAGGACCTCGACCTGTTCGTGCGTCTGATGGAACGCTACGACTGCGCGAACCTGCCGGAGCTCGGGCTCTATTACGAACTGAACGAAGGCGGTATCAGCGCCACCAAACGGCGCCGCCAGGTCAGCTCGACGCTGCGGCTGCAACTGCGCCACTTCAACGCCGCCAATATTTATGACTGGCTGGGCCTCGCCAAAAATCTGCTGCATCTGGTCACGCCTTACCGCGCGTTGCAACGGATCAAGCGCAGCCTGCTCGCGCCGCGCGCGAGCCGCTAA
- a CDS encoding glycosyltransferase family 4 protein: MKPALKSTPALRITLVCNTAWAIYTYRQGLIRMLVGRGVDVTVLAPRDRTFELLAAMGCRCIELPVASKGTNPRDDLRTLCALYRQYRTIRPHVVFHYTIKPNIYGSIAAKLAGVQSVAVTTGLGYVFIQHSRAAQVAKKLYRFAFRFPREIWFLNRDDQSAFVEQNLLVHPERARLMHGEGVDLAQFAFTPLPERADYRFVLIGRLLWDKGVGEYVEAARRVRERYPHARFQLLGPVGVDNPSAITRAEVAAWEREGTIEYLGEAHDVRPFIAEADCVVLPSYREGVPRTLMEASAMGRPIVTTDVPGCREVVADGVNGLLCEARNAESLAATLARMLDMSGAERRAMAERGRQKVAEEFDERVVVETYKDLVQKMTGVLL; the protein is encoded by the coding sequence ATGAAGCCTGCCTTGAAGTCGACGCCCGCGTTGCGCATTACACTCGTCTGTAACACCGCCTGGGCAATCTATACGTACCGGCAAGGTCTGATCCGCATGCTGGTCGGACGCGGCGTCGACGTGACGGTGCTTGCGCCGCGCGACCGCACGTTCGAACTGCTCGCCGCGATGGGCTGCCGCTGCATCGAATTGCCGGTGGCGTCCAAAGGCACCAATCCGCGCGACGACCTGCGCACGTTGTGCGCGCTCTACCGGCAGTACCGGACGATCCGCCCGCACGTGGTGTTCCATTACACGATCAAGCCGAATATCTACGGATCGATCGCCGCGAAGCTGGCGGGCGTGCAATCGGTTGCGGTCACAACCGGATTGGGCTACGTGTTCATCCAGCACAGCCGCGCGGCTCAGGTGGCCAAGAAACTGTATCGTTTCGCGTTCCGTTTCCCGCGCGAAATATGGTTTTTGAATCGCGACGATCAGTCTGCATTTGTCGAACAGAATTTGTTGGTGCATCCTGAGCGCGCGAGGTTGATGCACGGTGAAGGCGTGGACCTCGCGCAGTTCGCCTTCACGCCGTTGCCCGAGCGGGCGGATTACCGCTTCGTGCTGATCGGGCGGCTGTTGTGGGACAAAGGCGTGGGCGAATACGTCGAGGCCGCGCGGCGTGTGCGTGAACGTTATCCGCACGCCCGGTTCCAACTGCTCGGTCCGGTGGGCGTCGACAACCCCAGCGCGATCACGCGCGCGGAGGTGGCGGCGTGGGAGCGAGAAGGCACAATCGAGTATCTTGGGGAGGCGCACGACGTGCGGCCTTTCATCGCCGAAGCGGATTGTGTCGTCCTGCCGTCGTATCGCGAAGGCGTGCCGCGCACGCTGATGGAAGCCTCGGCAATGGGACGGCCCATTGTCACGACCGACGTGCCGGGTTGCCGCGAAGTGGTGGCGGACGGCGTCAACGGATTGCTGTGCGAGGCGCGCAATGCAGAAAGCCTCGCGGCCACGCTGGCGCGCATGCTCGACATGAGCGGCGCCGAGCGCCGGGCCATGGCAGAACGCGGCCGGCAGAAAGTCGCGGAAGAATTCGACGAGCGCGTGGTCGTCGAAACGTATAAGGACCTGGTGCAAAAAATGACGGGCGTTTTACTTTAA
- the galE gene encoding UDP-glucose 4-epimerase GalE: protein MTTKGTILVTGGAGFIGSHTCVELLNGGYDVVVIDNLVNSNRESLRRVEKITGKAVNFYEADARDTAALNRIFDAHPITGAIHFAALKAVGESVAKPIEYYSNNVGSLLSLLGVMRERNVKQFVFSSSATVYGVPKSSPIDESFPLSATNPYGQSKLIAEQVLRDLEVADPSWRIATLRYFNPVGAHESGLIGEDPAGIPNNLMPYVAQVAVGKLEKLSVFGGDYDTPDGTGVRDYIHVVDLARGHLAALDALVRRDASFVVNLGTGQGYSVIDVVKAFEKAAGRPVPYEIVARRPGDVASCFADPAAAEKIIGWRAQFGIERMCADHWRWQSTNPQGFA, encoded by the coding sequence ATGACCACGAAGGGCACGATTCTGGTAACGGGCGGCGCGGGCTTTATCGGCTCGCACACCTGTGTCGAACTGCTGAACGGCGGTTACGACGTCGTGGTAATCGACAATCTCGTGAACAGCAACCGCGAGTCGCTGCGGCGCGTAGAAAAAATCACCGGCAAGGCGGTGAACTTTTATGAGGCCGACGCCCGCGACACAGCGGCGCTCAACCGTATTTTCGACGCTCATCCGATCACGGGCGCGATCCACTTTGCCGCGCTGAAGGCGGTGGGCGAGTCGGTGGCCAAACCGATCGAGTACTACAGCAACAACGTCGGCAGCCTGCTGAGCCTGCTCGGCGTGATGCGCGAGCGGAACGTCAAGCAGTTCGTGTTCAGTTCGTCGGCGACCGTGTACGGCGTGCCGAAGAGCTCGCCGATCGACGAATCGTTCCCGCTGTCGGCCACCAATCCGTATGGCCAGTCGAAGCTGATCGCCGAGCAGGTGCTGCGCGATCTGGAAGTGGCCGATCCGTCGTGGCGCATTGCCACGCTGCGCTACTTCAATCCGGTCGGCGCGCACGAGAGCGGCCTGATCGGTGAAGATCCCGCCGGCATTCCCAATAACCTGATGCCGTATGTCGCGCAGGTCGCGGTCGGCAAGCTCGAGAAGCTGAGCGTGTTCGGCGGCGATTACGACACGCCGGACGGCACCGGCGTGCGCGACTATATCCACGTCGTCGATCTGGCGCGTGGTCATCTGGCCGCGCTCGACGCGCTGGTCAGGCGCGACGCGAGCTTCGTGGTGAACCTCGGCACGGGCCAGGGCTATAGCGTGATCGACGTGGTCAAGGCCTTCGAGAAAGCCGCCGGCCGGCCGGTGCCCTACGAGATCGTGGCGCGCCGCCCGGGGGATGTCGCCTCGTGTTTTGCCGACCCGGCCGCCGCCGAGAAGATCATCGGCTGGCGCGCGCAGTTCGGTATCGAGCGGATGTGCGCGGATCACTGGCGCTGGCAGTCCACCAATCCGCAAGGCTTCGCGTGA
- a CDS encoding ABC transporter substrate-binding protein — protein sequence MRIRLKSVVGALALCALTNLSYAADPIKIGVDGPFTGGSSSMGVSMRDGVRLATAEINKAGGVLGRQLVLVERDDEAKNERGVQIAQELINKEKVVAVVGYINTGVALASQRFFQEAKIPVFNNVATGSIVTKQFTDQPDNYVFRNAAADRIQAPMIVEEAVTKRGFKKVAILADSTNYGQLGREDLEKALAAKGVKPVAVEKFNIKDVDMTAQLLKAKEAGAEAVLTYGIGPELAQIANGMAKLGWKVPLIGSWTLSMANYIDNASTNGEGARMPQTFIQEANTPKRKAFIDAYLKEFKPKNNRIDSPVSAAQGYDSVYLLAAAITQAGSTEGPKVRAALENLNTKVEGVVMVYDKPFTHDDHEAISPNVPVVGEVKGGRVVYAYEADRKGGSQLRTKQASATN from the coding sequence ATGCGAATTCGCTTGAAGAGCGTAGTGGGCGCGCTCGCGCTTTGTGCCCTCACCAATCTCAGCTACGCGGCGGATCCGATCAAGATCGGCGTCGATGGACCGTTCACCGGTGGCTCGTCGTCGATGGGCGTGAGCATGCGCGACGGCGTGCGCCTCGCCACCGCCGAGATCAACAAAGCCGGCGGCGTGCTGGGCCGCCAGCTCGTGCTGGTGGAACGCGACGACGAAGCGAAAAACGAACGCGGCGTGCAGATCGCGCAAGAGCTGATCAACAAGGAAAAAGTCGTGGCGGTGGTCGGTTACATCAACACCGGCGTCGCGCTCGCCTCGCAGCGCTTCTTCCAGGAAGCGAAGATTCCCGTCTTCAACAACGTCGCGACGGGTAGCATCGTGACGAAGCAGTTCACCGACCAGCCGGACAATTACGTCTTCCGCAATGCCGCCGCGGACCGCATCCAGGCGCCGATGATCGTCGAAGAGGCGGTAACGAAGCGCGGATTCAAGAAGGTCGCGATTCTCGCCGACTCGACCAACTACGGTCAGCTCGGCCGCGAAGATCTGGAAAAGGCGCTCGCCGCCAAGGGCGTGAAACCCGTCGCCGTCGAGAAATTCAATATCAAGGACGTCGACATGACCGCGCAGCTGCTCAAGGCCAAAGAGGCCGGGGCCGAAGCGGTGCTGACGTACGGCATCGGACCGGAACTCGCGCAGATTGCCAACGGCATGGCCAAGCTCGGCTGGAAAGTGCCGCTGATCGGCAGCTGGACACTCTCGATGGCGAACTACATCGACAACGCGAGCACCAACGGCGAAGGCGCGCGCATGCCGCAGACCTTCATTCAGGAAGCGAACACGCCTAAGCGCAAAGCCTTCATCGACGCGTACCTGAAGGAATTCAAGCCGAAGAACAATCGCATCGACTCGCCGGTTTCCGCCGCGCAAGGTTACGACTCGGTCTATCTGCTGGCCGCCGCGATTACGCAAGCCGGCTCGACCGAGGGTCCGAAAGTGCGCGCCGCGCTCGAAAACCTCAATACCAAGGTGGAAGGCGTCGTGATGGTCTACGACAAGCCGTTCACCCACGACGACCATGAAGCGATCAGCCCGAACGTGCCGGTGGTCGGCGAGGTCAAGGGCGGCCGCGTGGTGTACGCGTACGAAGCGGACCGCAAAGGCGGCAGCCAGTTGCGCACCAAGCAGGCAAGCGCCACGAATTGA
- a CDS encoding branched-chain amino acid ABC transporter permease: MAILLQLIYSGIALGMIYAVIAFGYQLTFATSGTLNFGQGDALMLGALVGLTLVTLGVNYWLMIPLVCGFGLLQGAFVERIGVRPAIKIKSEFGWIMSTIALGIIFKNVAENVWGRDDLRFPSPLPEAPLKIFGANVLPMELLVVGGALVMMLAVEFFNRKTIFGKAVVATANDRDAAALMGINTGLVITFSYALSSLTAAFAGVLIAPLTLTGATMGAVLGLKAFAVAIIGGLSSGLGIVVGGVILGIAETTTGFYLSTGYKDVPGLVLLLIVLALKPAGLFGKTSIKKV; encoded by the coding sequence ATGGCCATCCTTCTGCAGCTCATCTATAGCGGCATTGCGCTCGGCATGATCTATGCCGTGATCGCATTCGGTTATCAACTCACGTTCGCCACCTCCGGCACGCTGAACTTTGGCCAGGGCGACGCACTGATGCTCGGCGCGCTGGTCGGCCTCACGCTCGTCACGCTCGGTGTCAATTACTGGCTGATGATTCCGCTCGTCTGCGGGTTCGGTCTGCTGCAAGGCGCGTTCGTCGAACGGATCGGGGTGCGGCCCGCGATCAAGATCAAATCCGAGTTCGGCTGGATCATGTCGACGATCGCGCTCGGCATTATCTTCAAGAACGTCGCCGAGAACGTCTGGGGCCGCGACGATCTGCGCTTCCCTTCCCCGCTACCGGAAGCGCCGCTGAAAATATTCGGCGCCAACGTGCTGCCGATGGAATTACTGGTGGTCGGCGGCGCGCTCGTCATGATGCTGGCGGTCGAGTTCTTCAATCGCAAGACGATCTTCGGCAAAGCGGTGGTGGCTACCGCGAACGATCGGGACGCCGCGGCGCTGATGGGCATCAACACCGGCCTCGTGATCACGTTTTCGTACGCGCTGTCTTCGCTGACCGCGGCCTTTGCGGGCGTGCTGATCGCGCCGCTCACGCTCACCGGCGCGACGATGGGCGCCGTGCTCGGGCTCAAGGCGTTCGCGGTGGCGATCATCGGCGGACTGTCGAGCGGACTGGGTATCGTGGTGGGCGGCGTCATTCTCGGCATTGCCGAGACGACGACCGGCTTCTATCTCTCCACCGGCTACAAGGACGTACCTGGGCTCGTGCTGCTGCTGATCGTGCTCGCGTTGAAACCTGCCGGCCTGTTCGGCAAGACCTCGATCAAGAAAGTGTGA